In one window of Syngnathus typhle isolate RoL2023-S1 ecotype Sweden linkage group LG7, RoL_Styp_1.0, whole genome shotgun sequence DNA:
- the LOC133157386 gene encoding high-affinity choline transporter 1-like isoform X1, with the protein MAVHVGGLVAVIAFYAVILLTGILASRKSKKVEKKCTGKKSEVAIVGGRNINVVIGVFTMTATWVGGGYIMGTAEAVYSPAQGLVWAFGPLAYVLNFLLGGVLFAKQMRSKRYVTMLDPFQNRYGQLFTTAILIPALLSDILLVACILAALGATMSIILDLSSTISILISAAISIFYTFLGGLYAVAYTDIVQLSFMFVSLWLCIPFMILSPVVTDLVQTAQLNHSSVHSWIGEVKFEDAGKWTDDFLILTLGGLAYQSFHQRILAAASSSKAQVTCFGAAGAAFLMGIPSVIIGAAAASADWNQTEYGLPPPYDRGQAGNVLPLALCYITPDWVSILGIGALAAAVMSSMDSILLSSASMFTQNIYKTSLRKQASDRELQWVIQISVFLVGLAGTGLAFNNSSILALWMLASDLLYCVMTPQLFCVVHLRVANCYGAISGYVIALLLRGLSGEPALGIPTVLLFPGWRERDGVITQYFPFRTLIAFISLAAVVLVSWLVELGFARQLIPQSWDVLDAFNKNIEAEEKEMASANSNEEKNYVFNTAL; encoded by the exons ATGGCAGTGCATGTGGGTGGACTTGTGGCTGTGATTGCCTTTTATGCCGTTATTCTGCTAACTGGCATCTTGGCCTCACGCAAATCCAAGAAAGTGGAGAAGAAATGCACGGGCAAAAAGAGCGAAGTCGCCATCGTTGGGGGTCGCAACATCAACGTCGTGATTGGAGTTTTTACCATGACAg cGACATGGGTCGGAGGAGGTTACATTATGGGAACCGCCGAGGCTGTTTACTCCCCGGCTCAAGGTCTCGTCTGGGCTTTTGGCCCTCTTGCATATGTTTTGAATTTTCTTCTAG GGGGAGTGTTATTTGCCAAACAAATGAGGTCCAAACGCTACGTGACTATGTTGGACCCATTTCAGAACCGCTACGGCCAATTGTTCACGACGGCAATTTTGATTCCTGCTTTGCTCAGTGATATTTTGTTGGTGGCCTGCATCCTTGCCGCTCTGG GGGCAACCATGAGCATCATCCTGGACCTCTCATCGACAATCTCCATTCTCATCTCTGCGGCCATCTCCATCTTTTATACATTTTTAGGAGGCCTCTACGCGGTTGCATACACTGATATCGTCCAATTGTCGTTCATGTTTGTCAGCTTG tggCTCTGTATTCCGTTCATGATCCTCAGTCCTGTGGTGACTGACTTGGTACAAACGGCCCAACTCAACCATTCAAGCGTCCACTCGTGGATCGGGGAGGTGAAGTTTGAGGATGCAGGGAAATGGACAGATGACTTTCTCATTTTG ACTTTAGGTGGACTGGCCTACCAATCTTTCCACCAGAGGATACTGGCAGCGGCTTCCTCATCCAAGGCTCAGGTTACTTGCTTTGGGGCCGCTGGCGCTGCTTTTTTGATGGGAATCCCGTCGGTGATCATCGGAGCTGCGGCAGCATCCGCAG ACTGGAACCAGACAGAATACGGCCTACCGCCACCTTATGATCGCGGGCAGGCAGGGAATGTCCTGCCATTGGCTCTGTGCTACATCACACCCGACTGGGTGTCCATTTTGGGCATTGGCGCCTTAGCAGCAGCGGTGATGTCCTCCATGGACTCAATATTGCTGTCGTCGGCCTCCATGTTCACCCAAAACATATACAAGACGTCTTTGAGAAAGCAG GCATCGGATAGGGAGCTGCAGTGGGTGATCCAGATAAGTGTGTTCCTGGTGGGCCTTGCTGGAACGGGTCTGGCCTTCAACAACAGCAGCATCCTTGCGCTCTGGATGCTCGCTTCCGACCTGCTCTACTGCGTCATGACCCctcagttgttttgtgtggtgcACCTCCGAGTGGCCAATTGCTACGGCGCCATCAGCGGCTACGTGATAGCTCTGCTGCTGCGCGGGCTGAGCGGCGAGCCCGCGCTCGGCATCCCTACTGTGCTGCTCTTCCCGGGTTGGAGGGAGCGGGATGGCGTCATCACGCAGTACTTTCCCTTCCGGACTCTGATTGCGTTCATTTCCCTGGCGGCTGTCGTTCTCGTATCCTGGCTGGTCGAGCTGGGCTTCGCTCGCCAGCTCATTCCTCAGTCCTGGGATGTGTTGGACGCGTTTAACAAGAACATTGAGGCAGAAGAGAAGGAGATGGCATCAGCAAATTCTAATGAGGAAAAGAATTATGTTTTTAACACGGCGTTATAG
- the LOC133157386 gene encoding high affinity choline transporter 1-like isoform X2, translating into MAECDARLTTNKKKGGVLFAKQMRSKRYVTMLDPFQNRYGQLFTTAILIPALLSDILLVACILAALGATMSIILDLSSTISILISAAISIFYTFLGGLYAVAYTDIVQLSFMFVSLWLCIPFMILSPVVTDLVQTAQLNHSSVHSWIGEVKFEDAGKWTDDFLILTLGGLAYQSFHQRILAAASSSKAQVTCFGAAGAAFLMGIPSVIIGAAAASADWNQTEYGLPPPYDRGQAGNVLPLALCYITPDWVSILGIGALAAAVMSSMDSILLSSASMFTQNIYKTSLRKQASDRELQWVIQISVFLVGLAGTGLAFNNSSILALWMLASDLLYCVMTPQLFCVVHLRVANCYGAISGYVIALLLRGLSGEPALGIPTVLLFPGWRERDGVITQYFPFRTLIAFISLAAVVLVSWLVELGFARQLIPQSWDVLDAFNKNIEAEEKEMASANSNEEKNYVFNTAL; encoded by the exons atggctgaatgcgatgcgcgattgacaacaaacaagaagaaag GGGGAGTGTTATTTGCCAAACAAATGAGGTCCAAACGCTACGTGACTATGTTGGACCCATTTCAGAACCGCTACGGCCAATTGTTCACGACGGCAATTTTGATTCCTGCTTTGCTCAGTGATATTTTGTTGGTGGCCTGCATCCTTGCCGCTCTGG GGGCAACCATGAGCATCATCCTGGACCTCTCATCGACAATCTCCATTCTCATCTCTGCGGCCATCTCCATCTTTTATACATTTTTAGGAGGCCTCTACGCGGTTGCATACACTGATATCGTCCAATTGTCGTTCATGTTTGTCAGCTTG tggCTCTGTATTCCGTTCATGATCCTCAGTCCTGTGGTGACTGACTTGGTACAAACGGCCCAACTCAACCATTCAAGCGTCCACTCGTGGATCGGGGAGGTGAAGTTTGAGGATGCAGGGAAATGGACAGATGACTTTCTCATTTTG ACTTTAGGTGGACTGGCCTACCAATCTTTCCACCAGAGGATACTGGCAGCGGCTTCCTCATCCAAGGCTCAGGTTACTTGCTTTGGGGCCGCTGGCGCTGCTTTTTTGATGGGAATCCCGTCGGTGATCATCGGAGCTGCGGCAGCATCCGCAG ACTGGAACCAGACAGAATACGGCCTACCGCCACCTTATGATCGCGGGCAGGCAGGGAATGTCCTGCCATTGGCTCTGTGCTACATCACACCCGACTGGGTGTCCATTTTGGGCATTGGCGCCTTAGCAGCAGCGGTGATGTCCTCCATGGACTCAATATTGCTGTCGTCGGCCTCCATGTTCACCCAAAACATATACAAGACGTCTTTGAGAAAGCAG GCATCGGATAGGGAGCTGCAGTGGGTGATCCAGATAAGTGTGTTCCTGGTGGGCCTTGCTGGAACGGGTCTGGCCTTCAACAACAGCAGCATCCTTGCGCTCTGGATGCTCGCTTCCGACCTGCTCTACTGCGTCATGACCCctcagttgttttgtgtggtgcACCTCCGAGTGGCCAATTGCTACGGCGCCATCAGCGGCTACGTGATAGCTCTGCTGCTGCGCGGGCTGAGCGGCGAGCCCGCGCTCGGCATCCCTACTGTGCTGCTCTTCCCGGGTTGGAGGGAGCGGGATGGCGTCATCACGCAGTACTTTCCCTTCCGGACTCTGATTGCGTTCATTTCCCTGGCGGCTGTCGTTCTCGTATCCTGGCTGGTCGAGCTGGGCTTCGCTCGCCAGCTCATTCCTCAGTCCTGGGATGTGTTGGACGCGTTTAACAAGAACATTGAGGCAGAAGAGAAGGAGATGGCATCAGCAAATTCTAATGAGGAAAAGAATTATGTTTTTAACACGGCGTTATAG
- the LOC133156963 gene encoding high affinity choline transporter 1-like has product MAVHVGGLVAVIAFYAVILLTGILASRKSKKVEKKCTGKKSEVAIVGGRNINVVIGVFTMTATWVGGGYIMGTAEAVYSPAQGLVWAFGPLAYVLNFLLGGLFFAKQMRSKRYVTMLDPFQNRYGQLFTTAILIPALLSDILWVACILAALGATMSIILDLSSTISILISAAISIFYTFLGGLYAVAYTDIVQLSFMFVSLWLCIPFMILSPVVTDLVQTAQLNHSSVHSWIGEVKFEDAGKWTDDFLILTLGGLAYQSLHQRILAAASSSKAQVTCFAAAGAVFLMGIPSVIIGAVAASADWNQTEYGLPPPYDRGQAGNVLPLALCYITPNWVSILGIGAVAAAVMSSMDSTLLSSASMFTQNIYKTSLRKQASDRELKWVIQISVLLVGLAGTGLAFNKSSILALWVLATDLLYCIVTPQLFCVVHLRVANCYGAISGYVIALLLRGLSGEPALGIPPVLLFPGWRERDGVITQYFPFRTLIAFTSLAAVVLISWLVELVFARQLIPQSWDVLDAFNKQRVVKEEYERPLQTLNDEKNYVFNTAL; this is encoded by the exons ATGGCAGTGCATGTGGGTGGACTTGTGGCTGTGATAGCCTTTTATGCCGTTATTCTGCTAACTGGCATCTTGGCCTCACGCAAATCCAAGAAAGTGGAGAAGAAATGCACGGGCAAAAAGAGCGAAGTCGCCATCGTTGGGGGTCGCAACATCAACGTCGTGATTGGAGTTTTTACAATGAcag cGACATGGGTCGGAGGAGGTTACATTATGGGAACCGCCGAGGCTGTTTACTCCCCGGCTCAAGGTCTCGTCTGGGCTTTTGGCCCTCTTGCATATGTTTTGAATTTTCTTCTAG GAggattgttttttgccaaacaAATGAGGTCCAAACGCTACGTGACTATGTTGGACCCATTTCAGAACCGCTACGGCCAATTGTTCACGACGGCAATTTTGATTCCTGCTTTGCTCAGTGATATTTTGTGGGTGGCCTGCATCCTTGCCGCTCtgg GGGCAACCATGAGCATCATCCTGGACCTCTCATCGACAATCTCCATTCTCATCTCTGCGGCCATCTCCATCTTTTATACATTTTTAGGAGGCCTCTACGCGGTTGCATACACTGATATCGTCCAATTGTCGTTCATGTTTGTCAGCTTG tggCTCTGTATTCCGTTCATGATCCTCAGTCCTGTGGTGACTGACTTGGTACAAACGGCCCAACTCAACCATTCAAGCGTCCACTCGTGGATCGGGGAGGTGAAGTTTGAGGATGCAGGGAAATGGACAGATGACTTTCTCATTTTG ACTTTGGGTGGACTGGCCTACCAGTCCTTGCACCAGAGGATCCTGGCAGCGGCTTCCTCATCCAAGGCTCAGGTTACTTGTTTTGCGGCCGCTGGCGCTGTTTTCTTGATGGGAATCCCGTCGGTGATCATCGGAGCTGTGGCAGCATCCGCAG ACTGGAACCAGACAGAATACGGCCTACCGCCACCTTATGATCGCGGGCAGGCAGGGAATGTCCTGCCATTGGCTCTGTGCTACATCACACCCAACTGGGTGTCCATTTTGGGCATTGGTGCCGTAGCAGCGGCGGTGATGTCCTCCATGGACTCAACATTGCTGTCGTCGGCGTCCATGTTCACCCAAAACATATACAAGACGTCTTTGAGAAAGCAG GCATCGGATAGGGAGCTAAAGTGGGTGATCCAGATAAGTGTGCTCCTGGTGGGCCTTGCTGGAACGGGTCTGGCCTTCAACAAGAGCAGCATCCTTGCGCTCTGGGTGCTGGCTACCGACCTGCTCTACTGCATCGTGACCCctcagttgttttgtgtggtgcACCTCCGAGTGGCCAATTGCTACGGCGCCATCAGCGGCTACGTGATAGCTCTGCTGCTGCGCGGGCTGAGCGGCGAGCCCGCGCTCGGCATCCCGCCTGTGCTGCTCTTCCCGGGTTGGAGGGAACGGGATGGCGTCATCACGCAGTACTTTCCCTTCCGGACTCTGATCGCGTTCACTTCCCTGGCGGCTGTCGTTCTCATATCCTGGCTGGTCGAGCTGGTCTTCGCTCGCCAGCTCATTCCTCAGTCCTGGGATGTGTTGGATGCGTTCAACAAGCAAAGGGTCGTAAAAGAAGAGTATGAAAGACCACTACAAACGTTGAATGACGAAAAGAATTATGTTTTTAACACGGCGTTATAG
- the LOC133156445 gene encoding high-affinity choline transporter 1-like, producing MAVHVGGLVAVIAFYAVILLTGILASRKSKKVEKKCTGKKSEVAIVGGRNINVVIGVFTMTATWVGGGYIMGTAEAVYSPAQGLVWAFGPLAYVLNFLLGGLFFAKQMRSKRYVTMLDPFQNRYGQLFTTAILIPALISDILWTACILAALGATMSIILDLSSTISILISAAVSIIYTFLGGLYAVAYTDIIQLSFIFVSLWLCIPFVLLSPAVTDLVQTTQLNHSSVHSWIGEVKFEDAGKWTDDFLILALGGLAYQALHQRILAAASSSKAQITCFGAAGAAFLMGIPSVIIGAAAASADWNQTEYGLPPPYDRGQAGNVLPLALCYITPNWVSILGIGALAAAVMSSMDSSLLSSASMFTQNIYKTTLRKQASDRELQWVIKISVLLVGLAGTGLACNNSSILALWMLASDLLYCVMTPQLFCVVHLRVANCYGAISGYVIALLLRGLSGEPALGIPTVLLFPGWRERDGVITQYFPFRTLIAFISLAAVVLVSWLVELGFARQLIPQSWDVLDAFNKNIEAEEKEMASANSSEEKKYVSNTAL from the exons ATGGCAGTGCATGTGGGTGGACTTGTGGCTGTGATAGCCTTTTATGCCGTTATTCTGCTAACTGGCATCTTGGCCTCACGCAAATCCAAGAAAGTGGAGAAGAAATGCACGGGCAAAAAGAGCGAAGTCGCCATCGTTGGGGGTCGCAACATCAACGTCGTGATTGGAGTTTTTACCATGAcag cGACATGGGTCGGAGGAGGTTACATTATGGGAACCGCCGAGGCTGTTTACTCCCCGGCTCAAGGTCTCGTCTGGGCTTTTGGCCCTCTTGCATATGTTTTGAATTTTCTTCTAG GAggattgttttttgccaaacaAATGAGGTCCAAACGCTACGTGACTATGTTGGACCCATTTCAGAACCGCTACGGCCAATTGTTCACGACGGCGATTTTGATTCCTGCTTTGATCAGTGATATTTTGTGGACGGCCTGCATCCTTGCCGCTCTGG GGGCAACCATGAGCATCATCTTGGACCTCTCATCGACAATCTCCATTCTCATCTCTGCGGCCGTCTCCATCATTTATACATTTTTAGGAGGCCTCTACGCGGTTGCATACACTGATATCATCCAATTGTCGTTCATATTTGTCAGCCTG tgGCTCTGTATTCCGTTCGTGCTCCTCAGTCCTGCGGTGACTGACTTGGTACAAACGACTCAACTCAACCATTCAAGCGTCCACTCGTGGATCGGAGAGGTGAAGTTTGAGGATGCAGGGAAATGGACAGATGACTTTCTCATTTTG GCTTTAGGTGGACTGGCCTACCAGGCTTTGCACCAGAGAATCCTGGCAGCGGCTTCCTCATCCAAGGCTCAGATTACTTGCTTTGGGGCCGCTGGCGCTGCTTTCTTGATGGGAATCCCGTCGGTGATCATCGGAGCTGCGGCAGCATCCGCAG ACTGGAACCAGACAGAATACGGCCTACCGCCACCTTATGATCGCGGGCAGGCAGGGAATGTCCTGCCATTGGCTCTGTGCTACATCACACCCAACTGGGTGTCCATTTTGGGCATTGGTGCCTTAGCAGCGGCGGTGATGTCCTCCATGGACTCATCATTGCTGTCGTCGGCCTCCATGTTCACCCAAAACATATACAAGACGACTTTGAGaaagcag GCATCGGATAGGGAGCTACAGTGGGTGATCAAGATAAGTGTGCTCCTGGTGGGGCTTGCTGGAACGGGTCTGGcctgcaacaacagcagcatccTTGCGCTCTGGATGCTCGCTTCCGACCTGCTCTACTGCGTCATGACCCctcagttgttttgtgtggtgcACCTCCGAGTGGCCAATTGCTACGGCGCCATCAGCGGCTACGTGATAGCTCTGCTGCTGCGCGGGCTGAGCGGCGAGCCCGCGCTCGGCATCCCTACTGTGCTGCTCTTCCCGGGTTGGAGGGAGCGGGATGGCGTCATCACGCAGTACTTTCCCTTCCGGACTCTGATTGCGTTCATTTCCCTGGCGGCTGTCGTTCTCGTATCCTGGCTGGTCGAGCTGGGCTTCGCTCGCCAGCTCATTCCTCAGTCCTGGGATGTGTTGGATGCGTTCAACAAGAACATTGAGGCAGAAGAGAAGGAGATGGCATCGGCAAATTCTAGTGAGGAAAAGAAGTATGTTTCTAATACAGCTTTATAG